The genomic window GCTTGTAGGTTTTTGAGGTTGCATAGAGGAATATGGGTATTTGCTACCTTACGCGATATATACAGGACTATTCAAGTTGCGGGTATTTCACTTCTTACCCTTCTTTTATACAGGGCACTTGTTTATCACGAATCTTCCTTAATACCTAGATCAATTTATATTCTGTACCCGCTGTTATTGGTTTGTATTATGGGAGGTGCTAGATTTTTATGGAGAGCTGTAAACGATCGCAGAAACTTTTTTGCCCCTCAAAGCAATGCAAAGCCAGTAATTATTTTGGGAGCTGGAGATGCTGGTTTGCTTTTGATGCGAGAGCTTGATCGCTCTAATCAATGGAAGGTAGTTGCTTTTCTTGATGATGATCCTAGAAAACATGGTCTTGAAGTTAACGGAAGAAGAGTTATTGGTAATACCTCAGAACTTGCTAAGCCATTGAGAGATTACGGAGTAAAACATGTCATCATTGCTATGCCTTATGCGGCAAGGGAGGTTTTGCATAAAGTAACTACTATTGCATTAGCAGAAGGTGCTGGCATATACACAGTGCCGAATTTAGAGGATTTAATGAGTGGGCGCGTATCCATAAATGCAATGCGTCCTGTAAATATTGAGGATTTGCTAGGACGTGATACTGTTCAATTGGATACAAATAATATCTCTGAATTAATACAGAATAAAACTATATTGGTAACTGGTGCTGGAGGATCTATAGGGAGTGAACTTTGCCGTCAAATTTTTAAATATAATCCGAAAAGCATAGTACTTGTTGAAATTTCTGAATTCGCTTTATATGAAATCCATCAATGGTTTTCATCTAAGAACACAGCCGTAAGAGTAATCCCTCTCACTGCCGACGTCAAAAATACATCACGCATGAGAGAAATTATTAGTAATTACAAGCCAGACATAATATTTCACGCAGCTGCATATAAACATGTGCCTTTAATGGAAGTTTATAACGCATGGGAAGCGGTTCGTAATAATAGTTTTGGTACATATAATGTCGCTAAAATTGCAGTTGAAAATGGTGTTAAAAATTTCATTCTGATATCCACCGATAAAGCTGTAAATCCTACAAATGTGATGGGTGCTTCAAAACGCCTTGCCGAGATGCTGCTTGAGCGTATGCAGACATTTCACGGTGATACTACTACTTTTAATATGGTTCGTTTTGGCAATGTCCTTGGATCCACTGGAAGTGTTATTCCAAAATTTAAATCTCAAATAGAGAAGGGCGGACCTGTAACTGTAACCCATCCTGAAATTACTCGTTACTTTATGTCTATTCCTGAAGCGGCACAGCTTGTTATTCAGGCTGCATCAATGGGTAGAGGCGGTGAAATATTTGTACTTGATATGGGCGAACCAGTTAAGATTGTGGATTTAGCTAAAAATATGATTAAGTTGTCGGGTTATTCAGAGGATGAAATTTCAATTGAGTTTACTGGATTGAGACCTGGCGAAAAATTATATGAAGAACTTATGGCTGATGAGGAAAATACATCATCCACAACGCACGGAAAATTACGCATTGCCCGCCCTGCACCTACTAAAGAGGGTTTAATTAAGGCTTTTGAACAATGGGTGTCAGAAAGTGATGTGAGAACTGATGCGGAAGTTCGTACACAATTACAAGTTTGGATACCTGAGTATAAGCCAGCTAATAATTAAGGTCGTCCAAATAGAACGACCCCAACAACTAGATAATGATGCCACCCATGCGACCGTCCAAATAGAACGGCCATATCTTAATCTAAAGACTTAAATCGCATCCACGATTGCATTAAATGTTTTAGATGGACGCATTGCCCAAGTTGTTTTATCGCTATCGGGTTTATAGTAGCCACCGATATCCTGAGCTTTACCTTGAGCATCGATTAACTCTTTATTAATCGCCTCCTCAGCAGAACTCAATTTGGATGCCACTTCACTAAATTTGGAAGCGAGCTCCTTATCCTCCTCTTGCGAAGCTAAAGCCTGTGCCCAATACATAGCTAGATAGAAGTGAGAGCCACGATTATCAATAGTTCCAAGCTTGCGACCAGGTGAACGGTTGTTATTGAGAAACTGAGCATTTGCCTCGTCTAGGGCATCCGCAAGAATTCCCGCACGCTTATTGTTATCCACATTTGCAATATGCTCTAGAGATGCTTGAAGTGCTAAAAATTCTCCTAGAGAATCCCAACGCAAATAACCTTCTTCTATAAACTGCTCGATGTGTTTTGGAGCAGACCCACCAGCACCAGTTTCAAATAAGCCACCACCATTCATCAGTGGCACGATCGAAAGCATCTTAGCGGATGTGCCAAGCTCAAGAATGGGGAATAAATCAGTTAAATAGTCTCGAAGAACATTACCAGTAGCGGAAATGGTGTCCTCGCCTTTGCGTACGCGCTCAAGAGTAAATTCCATAGCCTTCACGGGATTTAGTACATCGATATGCAATCCGTTTGTGTCGTGCTCAGCTAAATATTTACGCACTTTGGCAATAATTTCGCGGTCATGTGCACGGGCTTCGTCTAACCAAAACACAACAGGTGTATCAGATAAGCGAGCACGATTTACAGCCAATTTTACCCAGTCGCGGATAGGTGCATCCTTAGTCTGACACATGCGATAAATATCACCCGCATGCACTTGCTGCTCGAGCAATACGCAACCATCAGAGGTAACAGCTTGTATCATACCATCTTCAGAAGCTTGAAAAGTTTTATCATGAGAGCCATATTCTTCTGCTTTCTTAGCCATTAATCCAACGTTAGGTACAGAACCCATTGTGGTTGGATCAAAAGCACCATTACGTTTGCAATCTTCAATCA from Taylorella equigenitalis ATCC 35865 includes these protein-coding regions:
- a CDS encoding polysaccharide biosynthesis protein is translated as MGLNLRLRSLVITSFDMFAVVVAWVMAYALRFNFDYRMIELYDPFSYLLVLLLVVHFFACRFLRLHRGIWVFATLRDIYRTIQVAGISLLTLLLYRALVYHESSLIPRSIYILYPLLLVCIMGGARFLWRAVNDRRNFFAPQSNAKPVIILGAGDAGLLLMRELDRSNQWKVVAFLDDDPRKHGLEVNGRRVIGNTSELAKPLRDYGVKHVIIAMPYAAREVLHKVTTIALAEGAGIYTVPNLEDLMSGRVSINAMRPVNIEDLLGRDTVQLDTNNISELIQNKTILVTGAGGSIGSELCRQIFKYNPKSIVLVEISEFALYEIHQWFSSKNTAVRVIPLTADVKNTSRMREIISNYKPDIIFHAAAYKHVPLMEVYNAWEAVRNNSFGTYNVAKIAVENGVKNFILISTDKAVNPTNVMGASKRLAEMLLERMQTFHGDTTTFNMVRFGNVLGSTGSVIPKFKSQIEKGGPVTVTHPEITRYFMSIPEAAQLVIQAASMGRGGEIFVLDMGEPVKIVDLAKNMIKLSGYSEDEISIEFTGLRPGEKLYEELMADEENTSSTTHGKLRIARPAPTKEGLIKAFEQWVSESDVRTDAEVRTQLQVWIPEYKPANN